A stretch of DNA from Henriciella sp. AS95:
GCTCAATCCCTGATCGCACTCAGCTTCATCAGGCTTATCAGCTACATCGCCAATCATCGTCCCTGTTTCGGCGCCTGAAGTCTGCGGTCCGCAAAACGATTACACCAAATGCTGCAGCAAACAAAGCAAATCGGTTGGGCGGCGTTTTCAATCGAGGCAAGGCGCCTGTTCTCACGCTTGAGGACATGGTCAATCTTGCAGCCTTCAACGCCTTGAACCGCTCGGGCTGCTCACTGGATAAGGCATCCGAGGTTGTCGAACATGTGATTGAGAAAGGATACCAAAGCCTGGATCCTCTCGATTTCCATCTCGTACCGGATCCGCCGTTTCATCGGAGCCTGTATCCGGACACTCAGAAACTGGACGATGCCAACCTTTACCTTCGTTGGCTTGAAAACGGATATGCCGCCGGAAGATTTTTAAGCGAAGCCCACATGCTCAAGACAGTTGGCGTGACAGCGACGCGGCTGCTTCGCGATTTTCCGCATGAGGCCTATCGGAATACCTATCCGGACCTACCCTTGAGCTGGTCCTCGTCGCAGTTGATGCTGCACTTTCTGAAATCCGGCATTCCTGAAGGACGATTCGGTTTTGACATGCCTCAGGGAACCATATCTGCTGTCGTCGATGCGATCGTTCACATCAACCGGACCAATCCTCAGCTGGCTCTCGACCTCAGTGAGAAAATGCTGGTGCTGGGACATGAGTCATCACGGCTTCGGCTGATTGCGGTCAGTCATTACAAGAATCTCAATCGCATCTGGGGCGCATCCCGCTTGCTTGAAGGCGTTAAGAGCGGCGTTCCCATTGAGCGGTTCTGGCTTGCCTATCACCGCGGAGACTTGCAACGACGGACCGGAAATCTGGGGCAGGCTCTAACCTATCTTGACGAGGCTGCGGCCATCGAAAAAGACAGTGTCTGGGTTGAGTCCGAGGTCGAAAGCCTGCAGCGCGCCATCTTCACCCAGGAGCGCCAATCGGCAGAGCAATGGGCCAAGGGTGGGCGCATGAATGAGGCCTTGAGCAAGCTCGATGCAGCGATCCAGGACACTTATCTCTCACTAAAACCCTTTGGCTGGTCCGAACTTCCCAAAAAACCGCGCAGGTTTCAGCCTCCTCTGCAGCGACGGGCGATGCGTATCGGATTCCTCGCAGACCTTTTCTTGCCGCAATGCCGCCTCTACCGGGTCGACCAGAAGATCGAGCAATTGAAAGAGGCTGGTATCGACGTCGAAATGTTTGATTTCCGAACCGAAAGCCGTGAGGCTTTCGAACAGGTTGGCCTTTTTGATGCCTGGCTGTTTTACCGTGTCCCAGCGCATTTCGACGTTTTGAAAGTCGTATGGCTCGCCAATA
This window harbors:
- a CDS encoding glycosyltransferase, whose protein sequence is MSLDAELPEKRLIACVQEHFDADYYLKANNDVSEAGSEPLGHYLLFGFSEGRAPSPRMTGAEMQSIVVELVGSIPDRTQLHQAYQLHRQSSSLFRRLKSAVRKTITPNAAANKANRLGGVFNRGKAPVLTLEDMVNLAAFNALNRSGCSLDKASEVVEHVIEKGYQSLDPLDFHLVPDPPFHRSLYPDTQKLDDANLYLRWLENGYAAGRFLSEAHMLKTVGVTATRLLRDFPHEAYRNTYPDLPLSWSSSQLMLHFLKSGIPEGRFGFDMPQGTISAVVDAIVHINRTNPQLALDLSEKMLVLGHESSRLRLIAVSHYKNLNRIWGASRLLEGVKSGVPIERFWLAYHRGDLQRRTGNLGQALTYLDEAAAIEKDSVWVESEVESLQRAIFTQERQSAEQWAKGGRMNEALSKLDAAIQDTYLSLKPFGWSELPKKPRRFQPPLQRRAMRIGFLADLFLPQCRLYRVDQKIEQLKEAGIDVEMFDFRTESREAFEQVGLFDAWLFYRVPAHFDVLKVVWLANKMGRPTIYEIDDFLIDPEHFPEPYESYDRSLSKEEYAGLQLTTSYNGGVARLCEYGLASTPPLAQELARYVRSSHVITHRNALSSKHHDAIKAAEHRSARGRGNRDRIRIFYGSGTKAHKDFLQEVFFDAIASVLEQRPNVELHTLGHVDAPQLTQRFPDRVVQAEPIWDVSAYWKTLSEADINVAVLKKSLLTDCKSEIKWLEAAMLGIPSVVSGTATMAEIITDGENGMIANTRDEWVARLLTLVDDAALRQSIGNMAREQALETYSVPQMAGQLKSNLEALFAEKKPTRQRKAVVA